In one Umezawaea sp. Da 62-37 genomic region, the following are encoded:
- a CDS encoding EboA domain-containing protein, whose translation MTFHLGYGTNGFANHRLDDALDIIAGLGCTSVALTLDHHHLDPFADDLPARVAHVAAKLDKLGLRCVVETGARFLLDPLRKHHPTLVSEAQEVRVDFLIRAARIAAELNADCVSFWSGIRPADVPVQEAWRRMRSGVAAVLEGAEPLGVTLGLEPEPGMAVQHLTQALRLREELGAPSLLGITLDVGHCVAVEPDDAATCVRRAGALLVNVQLDDMRPGVHEHLEFGEGELDLKGTLAALVAVGYVGVAAVELPRHSHAAPDVARRAMEALTEAMPEEAAGPRHPWLADAQRAVRRDPDVVGRLFPAVGRRIGRGLARPDDPQGLVHGSVDDAARAELLGALATVLDATTLSARLLALYRHGDDAEKRGVLRGLALVGDRAVPAGLEIVRDALRTNDVRLVAAALGPFAADHLDDHGWRHGVLKCLFTGVPLAAVAGLDRRVDDELLRMVADYAAERTAAGRDVPADAARLLGRGE comes from the coding sequence ATGACCTTCCACCTCGGCTACGGCACCAACGGCTTCGCCAACCACCGCCTCGACGACGCGCTCGACATCATCGCCGGGCTCGGCTGCACGTCGGTGGCGCTGACCCTCGACCACCACCACCTCGACCCGTTCGCCGACGACCTGCCCGCGCGGGTCGCGCACGTCGCCGCCAAGCTCGACAAGCTGGGCCTGCGCTGCGTCGTGGAGACCGGCGCCCGGTTCCTGCTCGACCCGCTGCGCAAGCACCACCCCACGCTGGTCAGCGAGGCGCAGGAAGTCCGGGTCGACTTCCTGATCCGCGCGGCCAGGATCGCCGCCGAGCTGAACGCCGACTGCGTGTCGTTCTGGTCCGGGATCCGGCCCGCCGACGTGCCCGTGCAGGAGGCGTGGCGGCGGATGCGCTCCGGCGTCGCCGCCGTCCTGGAGGGCGCCGAACCGCTCGGCGTCACCCTCGGCCTGGAACCCGAGCCGGGCATGGCCGTGCAGCACCTCACCCAGGCGCTGCGACTGCGCGAGGAGCTGGGCGCGCCGTCGCTGCTGGGCATCACCCTCGACGTGGGGCACTGCGTGGCCGTGGAACCCGACGACGCCGCCACGTGCGTGCGCCGCGCGGGCGCGCTGCTGGTCAACGTGCAGCTCGACGACATGCGGCCCGGCGTGCACGAGCACCTGGAGTTCGGCGAGGGCGAACTGGACCTGAAGGGCACGCTCGCCGCGCTGGTCGCGGTCGGCTACGTCGGCGTCGCCGCCGTCGAACTGCCCCGGCACAGCCACGCCGCCCCCGACGTGGCCCGCCGGGCGATGGAGGCGCTGACGGAGGCCATGCCCGAGGAAGCCGCGGGTCCCCGGCACCCGTGGCTCGCCGACGCCCAGCGCGCCGTGCGCCGCGACCCCGACGTGGTGGGCAGGCTGTTCCCCGCGGTGGGGCGCCGCATCGGCCGCGGCCTCGCCAGGCCCGACGACCCGCAGGGCCTGGTGCACGGCAGCGTGGACGACGCCGCCCGCGCCGAACTGCTCGGCGCGCTCGCCACCGTCCTGGACGCCACCACCCTGTCCGCGCGGCTGCTCGCGCTCTACCGGCACGGCGACGACGCCGAGAAGCGCGGCGTGCTGCGCGGCCTCGCGCTGGTCGGCGACCGGGCGGTGCCCGCGGGCCTGGAGATCGTGCGGGACGCGTTGCGCACCAACGACGTCCGCCTGGTCGCCGCCGCGCTCGGCCCGTTCGCCGCCGACCACCTCGACGACCACGGCTGGCGGCACGGCGTCCTCAAGTGCCTGTTCACCGGGGTTCCGCTGGCCGCGGTGGCCGGGCTGGACCGGCGCGTCGACGACGAGCTGCTGCGCATGGTCGCCGACTACGCCGCCGAACGCACCGCCGCGGGCCGCGACGTGCCCGCCGACGCCGCACGACTGCTCGGAAGGGGTGAGTGA
- a CDS encoding sugar phosphate isomerase/epimerase family protein: protein MSRPVTLFTGQWADLPFEEVCRLAAGWGYDGLEIACSGDHFEVDRALAEPDYVPAKLAQLESHGLKVYAISNHLVGQAVCDDPIDERHRNILPARIWGDGEPEGVRKRAAAEIADTARAAAKLGVDTVVGFTGSKIWKYVAMFPPVSQAVIDDGYTDFANRWNPILDVFDEVGVRFAHEVHPSEIAYDYWTTRKTLDALGNRPAFGLNWDPSHFVWQDLDPVGFILDFADRIYHVDCKDTKKRFDGRNGRLGSHLAWADPRRGWDFVSTGHGDVPWEQSFRALNSIGYTGPISVEWEDAGMDRLRGAEEAVKFIRGLVFDPPAAAFDAAFATREES from the coding sequence ATGAGCCGTCCCGTCACCCTGTTCACGGGCCAGTGGGCCGACCTGCCGTTCGAGGAGGTCTGCCGCCTCGCCGCCGGGTGGGGCTACGACGGGCTGGAGATCGCCTGCTCCGGTGACCACTTCGAGGTCGACCGGGCGCTGGCCGAGCCCGACTACGTCCCCGCCAAGCTCGCGCAGTTGGAGTCCCACGGGCTCAAGGTGTACGCGATCTCCAACCACCTCGTCGGCCAGGCCGTGTGCGACGACCCGATCGACGAGCGGCACCGCAACATCCTGCCCGCCCGCATCTGGGGCGACGGCGAACCCGAGGGCGTGCGCAAGCGCGCGGCCGCCGAGATCGCCGACACCGCCCGCGCGGCGGCGAAGCTGGGCGTGGACACCGTCGTCGGCTTCACCGGGTCGAAGATCTGGAAGTACGTGGCCATGTTCCCGCCGGTGTCCCAGGCCGTGATCGACGACGGCTACACCGACTTCGCGAACCGCTGGAACCCGATCCTCGACGTGTTCGACGAGGTCGGCGTGCGCTTCGCCCACGAGGTGCACCCCTCGGAGATCGCCTACGACTACTGGACCACCCGCAAGACCCTGGACGCGCTGGGCAACCGCCCGGCCTTCGGCCTCAACTGGGACCCGTCGCACTTCGTGTGGCAGGACCTCGACCCGGTCGGCTTCATCCTCGACTTCGCCGACCGGATCTACCACGTCGACTGCAAGGACACGAAGAAGCGCTTCGACGGCCGCAACGGCCGCCTCGGCTCCCACCTCGCGTGGGCCGACCCGCGGCGCGGCTGGGACTTCGTGTCGACCGGCCACGGCGACGTGCCGTGGGAGCAGTCGTTCCGCGCGCTCAACTCCATCGGCTACACCGGCCCCATCTCCGTCGAGTGGGAGGACGCCGGGATGGACCGGCTGCGCGGGGCCGAGGAAGCCGTGAAGTTCATCAGGGGGCTGGTCTTCGACCCGCCCGCCGCCGCCTTCGACGCCGCTTTCGCCACCCGCGAAGAATCCTGA
- the eboE gene encoding metabolite traffic protein EboE, with protein MDLSYCTNVHPAEDLRGVLAQLDRFALPVRRLLGADRLGLGLWLSADVAGGLAGDEASRRRLRAELDARGLEVRTLNAFPYGGFHDAVVKHSVYRPRWTDPERLRYTTDCATVLADLLPEDAAGGTISTLPLGWRTPWTPSDDTVAFAALDELARVLRAQAAWTGKPIALAIEPEPGCVLDTVHDAVTRLGGRVDPDHVGICLDTCHLAVSFADPAAAVAEIRAAGLRVFKVQASAALEVSQPGTPEGRRALAAFTEPRYLHQVRELSGGVVLASDDLPQARHELPGRDPWRVHFHVPLHARPAAPLSATTDVLRDAVRALAADGPLPHVEVETYTWSVLPGAIGQDDTGLVRGIAAELRWAREHLGVLETAVEEGARP; from the coding sequence ATGGACCTGTCCTACTGCACCAACGTCCACCCCGCCGAGGACCTGCGCGGCGTCCTCGCCCAGCTCGACCGCTTCGCCCTGCCCGTGCGGCGGCTGCTCGGCGCCGACCGCCTCGGCCTCGGCCTGTGGCTGTCCGCCGACGTCGCGGGCGGCCTGGCGGGGGACGAGGCGTCGAGGCGGCGGCTGCGCGCCGAACTCGACGCGCGAGGCCTGGAGGTCCGCACCCTCAACGCCTTCCCCTACGGTGGTTTCCACGACGCCGTGGTGAAGCACTCGGTGTACCGGCCGCGCTGGACCGACCCGGAACGGCTGCGCTACACCACCGACTGCGCCACCGTGCTCGCCGACCTGCTGCCCGAGGACGCCGCCGGCGGCACCATCTCCACGCTGCCGCTGGGCTGGCGCACCCCGTGGACCCCGTCGGACGACACCGTCGCGTTCGCCGCGCTCGACGAGCTGGCGCGGGTGCTGCGCGCGCAGGCCGCGTGGACCGGCAAGCCGATCGCGCTGGCGATCGAGCCCGAACCCGGCTGCGTCCTGGACACCGTGCACGACGCGGTGACCCGGCTCGGCGGGCGCGTCGACCCCGACCACGTCGGGATCTGCCTGGACACCTGCCACCTCGCGGTGTCCTTCGCCGACCCGGCCGCCGCCGTGGCCGAGATCCGCGCCGCCGGTCTGCGGGTGTTCAAGGTGCAGGCGTCCGCGGCGCTGGAGGTCAGCCAACCGGGGACGCCCGAGGGGCGCCGCGCGCTGGCCGCGTTCACCGAACCCCGCTACCTGCACCAGGTCCGCGAGCTGAGCGGGGGAGTGGTGCTCGCCTCCGACGACCTGCCGCAGGCCCGCCACGAGCTGCCCGGCCGCGACCCGTGGCGGGTGCACTTCCACGTGCCGCTGCACGCCAGGCCCGCCGCGCCGCTGTCGGCGACCACCGACGTGCTGCGCGACGCCGTGCGGGCGCTGGCCGCCGACGGCCCGCTGCCGCACGTGGAGGTCGAGACGTACACGTGGAGCGTGCTGCCCGGCGCGATCGGCCAGGACGACACCGGCCTGGTGCGCGGGATCGCCGCCGAACTGCGCTGGGCGCGCGAGCACCTGGGAGTACTGGAGACCGCCGTCGAGGAAGGGGCGCGCCCGTGA
- a CDS encoding alkaline phosphatase family protein, with protein MKPLVVIDVVGMTPALLPHMPNLARLGWQAELGTVLPAVTCSAQSTFLTGLTPAEHGIVGNGWYFRDLGEVHLWRQHNRLVGGEKLWETARRAHPGYTAANVCWWYAMGATTDVTITPRPIYHADGRKSPDAYVRPPELHDRLVASLGEFPLFQYWGPTASIASSRWIVGAARKILAEQHPDLLLVYVPHLDYDLQRFGPNSPQAVAAAKAVDAEIAPLLTDALGAGATVVALSEYGITEARRPVDVNRALRAEGLLEVHTQAGMEYLDPWTSRAFAVADHQIAHVYVDDPADLERTRAVIAALPGVDRVLDRAAQAAEGLDHERSGELVAVAEPDAWFTYYYWLDDDRAPDFARGVEIHRKPGYDPAELFFNPADPLAKAKAGLNLVRKKAGLRYAMSVVPLDPSPVRGTHGRLPDSAADGPVLLCSDTSVEPRARIAATEVKDFLLELQGLRAPAVHTIGDQG; from the coding sequence GTGAAGCCGCTGGTCGTGATCGACGTCGTCGGGATGACGCCGGCGCTGCTGCCGCACATGCCGAACCTCGCCCGCCTCGGCTGGCAGGCGGAACTCGGGACCGTGCTGCCCGCCGTCACGTGCAGCGCCCAGTCCACGTTCCTCACCGGCCTCACCCCGGCGGAGCACGGGATCGTCGGCAACGGCTGGTACTTCCGCGACCTCGGCGAGGTCCACCTGTGGCGGCAGCACAACCGCCTGGTGGGCGGGGAGAAGCTGTGGGAGACCGCGCGCCGCGCCCACCCCGGCTACACCGCCGCCAACGTCTGCTGGTGGTACGCGATGGGCGCGACCACCGACGTGACGATCACGCCCCGGCCGATCTACCACGCCGACGGCCGCAAGTCGCCCGACGCCTACGTCCGGCCGCCCGAGCTGCACGACCGGCTCGTCGCCTCGCTGGGGGAGTTCCCGCTGTTCCAGTACTGGGGGCCGACGGCGTCCATCGCCTCCAGCCGGTGGATCGTCGGCGCGGCCCGCAAGATCCTCGCCGAGCAGCACCCGGACCTGCTGCTGGTCTACGTGCCGCACCTGGACTACGACCTCCAGCGCTTCGGCCCGAACTCGCCGCAGGCGGTGGCCGCCGCGAAGGCCGTGGACGCGGAGATCGCGCCGCTGCTGACCGACGCGCTCGGCGCGGGCGCCACCGTGGTCGCCCTGTCGGAGTACGGCATCACCGAGGCCCGTCGGCCCGTCGACGTGAACCGGGCGCTGAGGGCGGAAGGCCTGCTGGAGGTCCACACCCAGGCGGGCATGGAGTACCTGGACCCGTGGACGTCGCGCGCGTTCGCCGTGGCCGACCACCAGATCGCCCACGTCTACGTGGACGACCCGGCCGACCTGGAACGGACCCGCGCGGTCATCGCGGCCCTGCCCGGCGTGGACCGCGTCCTGGACCGGGCCGCCCAGGCGGCGGAGGGCCTGGACCACGAGCGGTCCGGCGAGCTGGTCGCCGTCGCCGAGCCCGACGCGTGGTTCACCTACTACTACTGGCTCGACGACGACCGCGCGCCGGACTTCGCGCGCGGGGTGGAGATCCACCGCAAACCCGGCTACGACCCGGCGGAGCTGTTCTTCAACCCCGCCGACCCGCTGGCCAAGGCCAAGGCGGGCCTGAACCTCGTCCGCAAGAAGGCCGGGCTGCGGTACGCGATGAGCGTCGTCCCGCTCGACCCGTCACCCGTGCGGGGCACCCACGGCCGCCTCCCGGACAGCGCCGCGGACGGACCTGTGCTGCTCTGCTCGGACACGAGCGTCGAGCCGCGCGCGCGGATCGCCGCGACCGAGGTCAAGGACTTCCTGCTGGAACTGCAAGGACTGCGGGCACCCGCGGTGCACACGATAGGAGATCAAGGATGA
- a CDS encoding TatD family hydrolase has protein sequence MRIFDPHVHMTSRTTDDYEAMYSAGVRALVEPAFWLGQPRTSVGSFTDYFDALIGWERFRAAQFGIRHHCTIALNPKEANDPRCRDVLDVLPRYLEKDGVVAVGEIGFDSMTPEEDEVFARQLELAIEHELPALVHTPHRDKAAGTRRTLDLVKESGLAVERVAVDHLNETTVRAVADSGAWMGFSIYPDTKMDELRMVAILKEYGTARVLVNSAADWGRSDPLKTRKTGLAMLEAGFTESDVDDVLWRNPVEFYGQSGRLVLDELPGFGGSDTFSGNSVLRGER, from the coding sequence ATGCGCATCTTCGACCCGCACGTCCACATGACGTCCCGCACCACCGACGACTACGAGGCCATGTACTCCGCCGGGGTCCGCGCCCTGGTGGAACCGGCGTTCTGGCTGGGCCAGCCCCGCACGTCGGTCGGCTCGTTCACCGACTACTTCGACGCGCTGATCGGCTGGGAGCGCTTCCGCGCCGCCCAGTTCGGCATCCGGCACCACTGCACGATCGCGCTGAACCCCAAGGAGGCCAACGATCCCCGCTGCCGGGACGTGCTGGACGTGCTGCCGCGCTACCTGGAGAAGGACGGCGTCGTCGCGGTCGGCGAGATCGGCTTCGACTCGATGACCCCGGAGGAGGACGAGGTGTTCGCCCGCCAGCTCGAACTGGCGATCGAGCACGAGCTGCCCGCGCTGGTGCACACCCCGCACCGCGACAAGGCGGCCGGGACGCGCCGCACCCTCGACCTGGTCAAGGAGTCCGGTCTCGCCGTGGAGCGGGTCGCCGTGGACCACCTCAACGAGACCACCGTGCGCGCGGTCGCCGACTCCGGCGCGTGGATGGGCTTCTCCATCTACCCCGACACCAAGATGGACGAGCTGCGGATGGTCGCCATCCTCAAGGAGTACGGGACCGCGCGCGTGCTGGTGAACTCCGCGGCCGACTGGGGCCGCTCCGACCCGCTCAAGACCCGCAAGACCGGCCTGGCGATGCTGGAGGCGGGCTTCACCGAGTCCGATGTGGACGACGTGCTGTGGCGCAACCCGGTGGAGTTCTACGGCCAGAGCGGCCGCCTGGTGCTCGACGAGCTGCCCGGATTCGGCGGTTCGGACACGTTCTCCGGCAACTCCGTGCTCAGGGGTGAGCGGTGA
- a CDS encoding inositol-3-phosphate synthase, which produces MSDQRTGLWLIGARGSVATTAVSGLLALRAGLAPPTGCVTARPELAGVDLPSWDDLVVGGHDVVTTSLDKRAEQLAHAGVLPHHLLPSLAEGLRAVDAEVREGYHPATHRGAQAVAADRLTADLVSFRERHDLARVVVVNVSSTEPPVPHLPEHDDLALLEAALADPERAVLPPSSLAAYAALRAGCPFVDFTPSTGVALPALHRLAVDRGLPYAGRDGKTGETLLRTVLAPMFTARGLRVRSWSGTNLLGGGDGATLQDAEHAASKLESKARGLAALLDEAVTAPLHIDNVPDLGEQKTAWDHVSFEGFLGVRMSLQFTWTGLDSSLAAPLVLDLGRLVAAAHADGQSGALAALAFFFKDPLGHDEHRFAEQTRELHAWAQGLGRYGA; this is translated from the coding sequence ATGTCGGACCAACGGACCGGGCTGTGGTTGATCGGGGCGCGCGGATCGGTGGCGACCACCGCCGTGAGCGGATTGCTCGCCCTGCGCGCCGGACTGGCGCCGCCCACGGGGTGCGTCACCGCGAGACCCGAGCTGGCGGGTGTGGACCTGCCGTCGTGGGACGACCTGGTCGTCGGTGGCCACGACGTCGTGACCACCTCCCTGGACAAGCGCGCCGAGCAGCTGGCGCACGCGGGGGTGCTGCCGCACCACCTGCTGCCGTCGTTGGCCGAGGGGCTGCGCGCGGTCGACGCCGAGGTCCGCGAGGGCTACCACCCGGCCACCCACCGCGGCGCGCAGGCCGTCGCCGCCGACCGCCTCACCGCCGACCTCGTGTCGTTCCGGGAGCGGCACGACCTGGCGCGCGTGGTCGTGGTCAACGTGTCCTCCACCGAGCCGCCCGTGCCGCACCTGCCCGAGCACGACGACCTCGCGCTGCTCGAGGCGGCGCTGGCCGACCCGGAGCGCGCCGTCCTGCCGCCCAGCTCGCTGGCCGCCTACGCGGCGCTGCGCGCGGGCTGCCCGTTCGTCGACTTCACCCCGTCCACCGGTGTCGCGCTGCCCGCGCTGCACCGGCTCGCCGTGGACCGCGGCCTGCCCTACGCCGGCCGCGACGGCAAGACCGGCGAGACGCTGCTGCGCACCGTCCTCGCGCCGATGTTCACCGCGCGCGGCCTGCGCGTGCGCTCGTGGTCGGGCACCAACCTGCTCGGCGGCGGCGACGGCGCGACGTTGCAGGACGCCGAGCACGCGGCCAGCAAGCTGGAGTCCAAGGCGCGCGGCCTGGCGGCGCTGCTCGACGAGGCCGTGACCGCGCCGCTGCACATCGACAACGTGCCGGACCTGGGCGAGCAGAAGACCGCGTGGGACCACGTGTCGTTCGAGGGCTTCCTGGGCGTGCGGATGAGCCTCCAGTTCACCTGGACCGGCCTCGACTCCTCGCTGGCCGCCCCGCTCGTGCTGGACCTGGGCCGCCTCGTGGCCGCCGCGCACGCCGACGGCCAGTCCGGTGCGCTGGCGGCGCTGGCGTTCTTCTTCAAGGACCCGCTCGGCCACGACGAGCACCGGTTCGCCGAGCAGACCCGCGAACTGCACGCGTGGGCCCAGGGGCTGGGGAGGTACGGCGCGTGA
- a CDS encoding SCO3242 family prenyltransferase: MRAYVDLVRAPAALTVLGDTVAGAAASGNPLRGRRLLLPLSSVALYWSGMALNDWADRDLDAVERPERPVPSGRISPNRALAVAAGLSAAGLGIAAWAGGRDSLRVAAPLALAIWSYDTVLKSTPAGPVGMAACRALDVLLGAGAVGARSAFPAALAVAGHTFGVTALSRGEVHGTSAPVARAVLGGTALSALAAVTGPSASWRHRLAGLAAATGYAASVGRAQLAAVRTPDAASVRSATKAGIHGMVPLQSALAARAGSVAGAAAVALALPLARRLSRKVSPT; the protein is encoded by the coding sequence GTGAGGGCCTACGTCGACCTCGTCCGCGCGCCCGCCGCGCTCACCGTCCTGGGCGACACCGTCGCCGGGGCCGCCGCGTCCGGGAACCCGCTGCGCGGCCGCCGCCTGCTGCTGCCGTTGTCGTCGGTGGCGCTGTACTGGTCGGGCATGGCCCTCAACGACTGGGCCGACCGCGACCTGGACGCCGTCGAACGCCCCGAGCGGCCGGTGCCGTCGGGGCGGATCTCGCCGAACCGCGCGCTGGCCGTCGCCGCCGGGCTCAGCGCCGCCGGACTGGGGATCGCCGCGTGGGCGGGCGGCCGGGACTCGCTGCGCGTCGCCGCGCCCCTCGCACTGGCCATCTGGTCCTACGACACCGTGCTGAAGTCCACCCCGGCCGGGCCGGTCGGGATGGCGGCGTGCCGGGCGCTCGACGTCCTGCTCGGCGCGGGCGCCGTCGGGGCGAGGAGCGCGTTCCCCGCCGCGCTGGCCGTCGCCGGGCACACCTTCGGCGTGACGGCGCTGTCGCGCGGCGAGGTGCACGGCACGTCCGCCCCGGTGGCCCGCGCGGTCCTCGGCGGCACGGCGCTCAGCGCGCTCGCCGCCGTCACCGGGCCGTCGGCCTCCTGGCGGCACCGCCTCGCGGGCCTCGCCGCCGCCACCGGCTACGCCGCGAGCGTCGGCCGCGCCCAACTCGCCGCCGTGCGCACGCCCGACGCGGCGTCCGTGCGGTCCGCGACGAAGGCGGGCATCCACGGCATGGTCCCGCTCCAGTCGGCGCTCGCCGCGCGCGCCGGGTCGGTCGCCGGGGCCGCCGCCGTCGCGCTGGCACTGCCGCTCGCCCGTCGCCTGAGCCGGAAGGTGAGCCCGACATGA